The Aedes albopictus strain Foshan chromosome 2, AalbF5, whole genome shotgun sequence region AGGATTAATTGGCAATGAAATCATTTCTAGTCCTTAATCTCTCCTAAGCATACAATGTAGCAGACATGTTTTGTGTATGATTCCTCCACTTTTTCTGTACCAAAGATTTGATCATCTCCCCCTTATTTTCCAGGATGGATCCTCATCGATCGATGCGGTACTCACTTCGGTACGATCCTGAACTTCCTGCGCGATGGAAGCGTTGCTCTCCCGGAGACCACCAGAGCGATTGCCGAACTGCTAGCTGAGTCCAAGTACTACTGCATCGAAGAGTTGGGCGAAGCGTGCGAGAAGGTACTAGCCAAAAAGGAACGGGAATCCCGAGAATCGGAACCAATTTGTCGCGTTCCGTTGATAACGTCGCAGAAAGAAGAGCAATATTTGATAACAACGGCCACCAAACCAGTCGTGAAGCTGCTGATCAATCGTCACAATAATAAATACAGTTATACAAACACCTCGGATGACAATCTGCTAAAGAACATCGAACTGTTCGACAAGCTCTCGTTGCGATTCAGTGGCAGAGTGTTCTTTATTAAGGACGTCATAGGCTCTAGCGAGATTTGCTGCTGGTCGTTCTACGGCAATGGGAAGAAAGTGGCAGAAGTGTGTTGCACTTCCATCGTGTATGCAACGGATAAAAAACACACCAAGGTAGAGTTCCCGGAGGCGCGCATTTTCGAAGAAACTCTCAACATCCTGCTGTACGAGAACAAAAACGCTCCCGATCAGGAGCTGATGCAGGCCACTTCACTTCGAGGCGCCGTAGGCGGAATCTCGTCCTACACGAGCGACGAAGAAGAGGAACGCACCGGTTTGGCTCGATTGCGCTCCAACAAGCAGAATAATCCCACATGATTCACACATCAGCTGGTTCTGAG contains the following coding sequences:
- the LOC109414257 gene encoding BTB/POZ domain-containing adapter for CUL3-mediated RhoA degradation protein 3 encodes the protein MSGDQKTLIKGNPSQYVKLNVGGSLHYTTIGTLCKQDTMLRAMFSGRMEVLTDSEGWILIDRCGTHFGTILNFLRDGSVALPETTRAIAELLAESKYYCIEELGEACEKVLAKKERESRESEPICRVPLITSQKEEQYLITTATKPVVKLLINRHNNKYSYTNTSDDNLLKNIELFDKLSLRFSGRVFFIKDVIGSSEICCWSFYGNGKKVAEVCCTSIVYATDKKHTKVEFPEARIFEETLNILLYENKNAPDQELMQATSLRGAVGGISSYTSDEEEERTGLARLRSNKQNNPT